The DNA region TAAACGCTGCTGCCATATGGGTTGCTACGTTGCCAGAGCCTATTATAGTAATGTTCATATACTCTTTACAATAGATATAATTATTTAACTAACTGTAGTATAAATATTTCTGTATTTTAGAAACCAACATCTAATACCGCATGAAAATACTTAAAGTAAGCATTATAATTGTGATATTTCTTGTCGGGGCCGCGTCATTAATACTATACGGCTTCTATAGGTATAACAATAAAGAAACCAAAACCTTAACCGATGCCAGCCGCATAAACATCCCTGGCAGCTTTATCAAATTAAGTCAGGGCGTAACCCATTACCAGCTTGAAGGCCCTGATAGTGCCCAGGTTGTTATACTTGTTCACGGTTTTAGCGTACCCTATTATATCTGGGACCCAACGTACGATTTTTTGATAAAAAAAGGATACCGGGTATTACGCTATGATATGTATGGCCGCGGCTATTCAGACAGGCCCGATGTTCCCTATAACCAGGAGCTTTACAATACGCAATTGCTCGATCTCATTAATCAACTTAAATTAAGCGGGAAAATAAATTTAGCTGGCGTATCATTTGGCGGCGCGGTGATAACCAATTTTACCTGCAGTCACCCCGGTATGGTTAACAAACTAATCCTTGTCGACCCGGTATATGAACAAAAAAAGCCGGTAGCTCCGCAATATTTCACACTTTATAACGAAGCCGTGAACTCCGACGAAAGAGCAAAAGGACAAACAACCGATTTTCTTTATCCCAAAAACCACCCCGGGTGGATAAACCGTTACCTCCCCCAAATGGAGTATAAAGGGTTTAGAAACGCGCTGGTTTCAACGCTGTACAATTACAATCAAAATGGTCGTGAGAGCAATACCTGCCTCAACAGTGCAGGCAAAAGCGTATTACTGATATGGGGTAAAGCTGATAAAACAGTATTGCCACGTTTCAGCGATTCTATCCGCAGCGTATTAAAGACCGACTTTTTCCCTGTTGATGGCGCAGCACATTTACCCATGATTGAAAAGGCCGACACCGTAAATGCTAAGATCCTTTCGTTTTTGAAGGGGTAGGAAAATCAATTTTATATTTAGTTTTAGCAGATGAAATTCAAATTGACTATCTGCTTATTATTGTTGATAAATCTTGCAGGGTACGCCAACGGCACCTGCTTGCACTCATATTTAGCCGATACTACAGCACATAAAAAAGTTAAACACCTGCAACGAAAAATTGTATATAACGTAACCTATCCTCGCGAAAGCATTAAGGGCTATAAACTTGAATTTGATAATTGCTTATATACAAATAAGTTTACCGTTGCTCAACGGTTAAAGAAATATCCTTTTTCAGTTGCCGCTAAAATAATAGCGATATCTTATGTAGGAGGTCCTGAAAAAAACCACGACACAATTATTGATTCAACAGGTTCTCCTAAGCCTAAGCAAGAACCGGACACAGCTTCGGGCATCATTATTGAAAATCACCGTTTGAAATACGACAATGTTAAACAATCGAAAATATTAAGCACTAAAGAGATAGAAAAATTCACTGATATTATCTATAACTATGGCTACAGCGGCATGAAAAATTACCTGATAGTAGGATTCGCCAACTGCTTTGAACCCCGCAACTCAATTGTTTTTCTTGATAAAAATGGGAAAGTTATCGATCATTTGGACATCTGCTTTCACTGTCAACAAAGTGAATCTGAATCAAGAAAAATAGATGAAGGAATACCGTGCACACAAAAATATCAAATGCTTAGAGATTTCTTTACAGGCATTGGTGTTCCTTACGGAACCACCAGAAAAACGTATGGCCTTCCGGATAATTAAATCCTTTCCGCCCAATCAATCCCATCAGCAAGCGTTGTCCTGCTAAACTCAATATGCACTACCCTGCGCCGTTTGTTGTTGGTAGTACGGTTTGAGGTGTGCATGAGCAACGGCCGCATGATCATGATACCACCTGCCTGTACATTGCAGCTTACTTCAGTTTCTTGCTGCCAGTCGATATTTTCGGGGCGATAAATTTCTTTAAGGTGTGAACCGGGCAATACTTTCAATGCACCATTATTTTCATTGGTATCATCCAAATGAATGCGGACAGTGAAATTGTCTTGCAAAATATGAAGCGGAGGCTGCACAGCAAACTGGTTTTGCTTAACAGTCCAGGGGCCGTAACCTGCTATATCAATTTTCTTATCCACCGAGATGGTTAAATCCTGGTGCCAGGCTACAAACCAGTTAGACGATCCGGGCTTATCAAAATAGATGGATTTTACAACAAAGTAGCCATCGCCAAAAATATTGGAGATAACGTTTTTTAGCCTGTCATTCAATAAAAGAGGGGAAACATCCGGAATAGCCTTTAAAAACTGCCTTATGGTAAACACATCATCCGTTTGCCGGAACAACGGCCCCGATCTGTCGGCCGATTCTATGACGTTAATAAGGGCTGTAACTTCGGCACCGATATAAATATCCTCAATAACAGTAAACCCGTCATGAGCTATATGATACCGGTGCCCGGTTAAATCCATCTAACAAAAATTAAACGGTTTTAAGTTCCTTATTACGTCTTTGGATAGAAAGCAGGAAGCCAATCACCATAATGATTGTACCACTCCAAAAGAAGTTAATATACGGGAAGCTGATAGCACGCATCACAATCCAAGGGCGTTTGTTTTGCGGCTGCTGATAAACAGTGATCTCTACCTTTTTATTTTCGGGGTTGATCCTTGAGAAACGTAGTTTTAAACCGGCATCCTCAACCTTACGGGCAAAATCAAATACATTACCACCCCTGATCATGAATACAGGTTCGGCAGTATACACCTTGCCATCATGCGCGTGAACTTCGATATTAGCGCCGATAGCTACGTCATTAGCAGTAAGCGGGATATTTTGCACCGTAGCCTGTTTGTTTAATGATTTAACCAGCATAAAGCCGTCGCGATACCTGATGGTATCGCCAATGGCAACTTCATGCGCTACAGGCTCATCATAGTTTTTATCATCGTTACCTTCGTCGTGCCCGGCCTCGCCCTGCATAGCAAAACCTTCGCTTGGGATAGCGGTAACGTGGGTATACAAATCATTTAACAGGTAATGTTTGGTATCGGGCGATGAAGACATTCCGGCATCACGGCTGGCCTGCACTTTGGGCTTAAGCACAAAGTTTTCAAGCAATTTACCGTTAGCATCAAACTTCTTATAATCAACCCTGTAAAAATGGTACGGTGATGATATCGAGTCGCCAAGGTAGGTAACTGTATAATCGCCCATTTTCACCGGGGTATTTTTGTAGATCATGATATTTTCGCGGGCATTGCCGGCTTTGGCATCAAAACCCTGTACATTAACCACGCCGCTGGCATTTTCAGATACCACTTTGCTGGTACCTGCCGCTATTACCGCACCTACCATCAGCAAGCCAAAACCCAAATGCGCCACTGCCGAACCGGCCAGTTTAAATTTACCCTTAAAGGCATCAACC from Mucilaginibacter sp. SJ includes:
- a CDS encoding alpha/beta fold hydrolase, translating into MKILKVSIIIVIFLVGAASLILYGFYRYNNKETKTLTDASRINIPGSFIKLSQGVTHYQLEGPDSAQVVILVHGFSVPYYIWDPTYDFLIKKGYRVLRYDMYGRGYSDRPDVPYNQELYNTQLLDLINQLKLSGKINLAGVSFGGAVITNFTCSHPGMVNKLILVDPVYEQKKPVAPQYFTLYNEAVNSDERAKGQTTDFLYPKNHPGWINRYLPQMEYKGFRNALVSTLYNYNQNGRESNTCLNSAGKSVLLIWGKADKTVLPRFSDSIRSVLKTDFFPVDGAAHLPMIEKADTVNAKILSFLKG
- a CDS encoding phytanoyl-CoA dioxygenase family protein, whose amino-acid sequence is MDLTGHRYHIAHDGFTVIEDIYIGAEVTALINVIESADRSGPLFRQTDDVFTIRQFLKAIPDVSPLLLNDRLKNVISNIFGDGYFVVKSIYFDKPGSSNWFVAWHQDLTISVDKKIDIAGYGPWTVKQNQFAVQPPLHILQDNFTVRIHLDDTNENNGALKVLPGSHLKEIYRPENIDWQQETEVSCNVQAGGIMIMRPLLMHTSNRTTNNKRRRVVHIEFSRTTLADGIDWAERI